In the Dyella humicola genome, CTTTCTCAACAACTTCAGTTTCTGGATGACCGTCGCCGGTGCGATGCTGGTGATGTCATCGTTGTTCATCGGCGAATTCGCCCGTACCGGCTGGCTGGCCTATCCACCGCTGTCCGATATCGCGTCGAGTCCTGATGCGGGCGTGGATTACTACATCTGGTCCTTGCAGATTGCGGGCATCGGCACCTTGCTTTCGGGCATCAACCTGCTGGTAACCATCATCAAGATGCGTGCGCCTGGCATGACATTGATGAAGATGCCGATCTTCACCTGGACGGCGCTGTGCACCAATGTGCTGATTGTCGCCGCCTTCCCGGTGCTGACGGCCGTGTTGGCCATGCTGGCGCTGGATCGCTACGTAGGCACCAACTTCTTCACTACCGAGCTTGGCGGCAACGCCATGATGTACGTGAACTTGATCTGGATCTGGGGCCATCCCGAGGTCTACATCCTGGTGTTGCCTGCGTTTGGCATTTTCTCCGAAGTGACCTCCACCTTCAGTCGCAAGCCGCTGTTCGGTTACGCGTCGATGGTGTACGCCACGGTCGTGATAACGGTGTTGTCCTACTTGGTATGGCTGCATCATTTCTTCACCATGGGCTCGGGTGCCAGCGTCAATTCGTTCTTCGGCATCACCACGATGATCATCTCGATTCCCACGGGAGCAAAGATCTTCAACTGGCTGTTCACCATGTATCGCGGCCGCGTGGTGTTCGAAGTACCGATGCTATGGACGGTGGCCTTCATGGTCACGTTCGTGATTGGCGGCATGACCGGTGTGATGCTGGCGGTACCACCGGCAGATTTCTCACTGCACAACAGCCTGTTCCTGGTCGCGCACTTCCACAATGTGATCATCGGCGGCGTGATATTCGGGCTGTTCGCGGGAATCAACTATTGGTTCCCGAAAGCGTTCGGCTACAAGCTCGATCCGTTCTGGGGCAAGTGCTCGTTCTGGTTCTGGGTGGTGGGTTTCTATTTCGCCTTCTTCCCGCTGTACTGGCTTGGTTTCATGGGCGTGACGCGCCGGCTTAGCCACTTCGACGATCCTTCGTTGCAGATCTGGTTCCAGATCGCCGCGTTCGGTGCCTTCCTGATCCTTCTCGGCATCTTCAGCATGCTGATGCAGTTCTGGGTCAGCTTCCGCCGTCGCCATGAGTTGCGCGATGTCACGGGCGATCCCTGGGGCGGACGCACGCTGGAATGGTCGACGTCGTCACCGCCGCCACAATACAACTTCGCGTTCACCCCGCAGGTGCATCAGGGCGATGCGTGGTGGCAGATGAAGCAGCACCACTATCAGCGGCCGACAGATGGCTTCCTGCCCATCCATATGCCGTTGAACACATCGGCCGGCATCATTCTCGGCGGCCTTAGTTTCGTGTTTGGCTTCGCAATGATCTGGTACATGTGGCCACTGGCGGCCGTGTCCTTCGTGGCGCTGCTGGCGGTGGCCATCGGCCACACCTTCAACTACCACCGCGACTACTACATACCGGCCGACGAAGTGCACCGC is a window encoding:
- the cyoB gene encoding cytochrome o ubiquinol oxidase subunit I is translated as MSDHLDLTKLIFGRLTLQELPLHVPIVLGTFVVVMLGAIALIGVITYYRLWGYLWREWFTSIDHKKIGIMYMILGIVMLLRGFSDAIMMRAQQAIAFGDSAGYLPPEHYDQIFTAHGVIMIFFVAMPMVTGMMNFVMPLQIGARDVAFPFLNNFSFWMTVAGAMLVMSSLFIGEFARTGWLAYPPLSDIASSPDAGVDYYIWSLQIAGIGTLLSGINLLVTIIKMRAPGMTLMKMPIFTWTALCTNVLIVAAFPVLTAVLAMLALDRYVGTNFFTTELGGNAMMYVNLIWIWGHPEVYILVLPAFGIFSEVTSTFSRKPLFGYASMVYATVVITVLSYLVWLHHFFTMGSGASVNSFFGITTMIISIPTGAKIFNWLFTMYRGRVVFEVPMLWTVAFMVTFVIGGMTGVMLAVPPADFSLHNSLFLVAHFHNVIIGGVIFGLFAGINYWFPKAFGYKLDPFWGKCSFWFWVVGFYFAFFPLYWLGFMGVTRRLSHFDDPSLQIWFQIAAFGAFLILLGIFSMLMQFWVSFRRRHELRDVTGDPWGGRTLEWSTSSPPPQYNFAFTPQVHQGDAWWQMKQHHYQRPTDGFLPIHMPLNTSAGIILGGLSFVFGFAMIWYMWPLAAVSFVALLAVAIGHTFNYHRDYYIPADEVHRVEASRSELLANHV